The DNA window ATGCGGTACGTGTTGGCAGGTGTAATAGCAGGGCTCTTAATGGCGACCACCGCAGGCGCGCAGAGCGGCCTGGGCAAACTGGATACCTCGCAGCCCACCGGCATGACGCCGGAACAGATCATTGCAGAGATGGGCAAGAAGGAATCGCAGTTCGTGAAGGCTCGCGACAACTATACCTTCCGCCAATCCGTCGTGATGCAGAGCATCAACGACGACAACGGCAAGCCCGACGGCGAGTATCGTCAGGTGACGGACATCGGTTTTGATAAAGACGGTAAGCGCAACGAGACCGTCGTCTTCGCTCCGCAGAACACCCTGGAACGCGTGATCCTGGACGCGTATGACCTGGAAGACGTGGCAAAGCGCATCCCGCTGGTGCTGACCACGGAAGACCTGCCGAACTACGACGTGAAGTACGTGGGCAAACAGAAGGTGGACGAACTGGACACGTATGTCTTCGACGCCAGTCCGACGAATGCTGACTTCAAGCATCGTTACTTCGAAGGCCGCGTCTGGGTCGATCAGAAGGATCTGGAGATTGTGATGATCAATGGCAAGAACGTGCCTGACGACATCAAGCACGGCCACTTCTCCATCCCCTTCACCACGTATTACGAACAGGTGGATACGGTGAACTGGTTCCCCACTTACACGCGCGCCGATGGCACCGTACACTTTGCCGCCAGCAAAGATGGCCCGGCCAACGACATTCACATGCGTAACACGGTGAAGTACACCGACTACCGCCGTTATCGCTCGTCAGCGCGCATCATCTACAACGGCCAGGACATCACCAACGAGAGCAAGCCGGAGAAACAGCAGAGCGAACCGCCAAAGCAATAACGCATCCGTGATGCACCACACGGCGTAATGTCGATCGACATTACGCCGTTAACTTTGGTAGCAGTTCGGACAGCCGCAAACGATAGTCAGCCAGCGCTGCGTTCGTGTGTATCTCATAGCGATGCGTCAGCTCAGCCTTGCGCCCGTGGAAGTTCATCGACAGTTGCTGCAGCAGCAGCCAGTCATGCCAGTGGCCACCGGCCTCCTGCACCGCCTCAAATCGCTCCGCAGCCGCGCGAACCGGTGTTCCTTCCGGTGCTATCTCCACCATGTAACGGCACAGTTTCGCTGCCTTGCGAATGGCATGGAGCGTATCTTCATCCAACCGTTCCAGTCGCCGCTGCAACTGCGTGTGCTCATCCTCGCCTTTGCGCGGACGCTGCGCACGCAATACAGGCTTCACGCGCGCGACAAAGAACTCCTCTGCATGTTCCAACAGTGCGGCTGGAGCTAAGGCGCGACGACGGGCAGGCTTGATCGTCTGTTCCAGTTCGCGCAGAGAGGCCGCCAGATCCTGCTCTTCATCCTTCAGCACCGCCACCAGCTTTTTCGCTTCGCCCTCGCGCTGCGCCTCCAGATGTTTGCGCAACTTCTTTGCCTGCCTGCGCACCGCATCGCCCGTACTGCCACTGTGTACGGCAGCCTTCTGCGGTGCATCCAGCGCAATCATGCTGGTCTGCACATCCAGATCACGCACCTCACCTGCGGCACGGCGGATGCGCCGCAAACGCTGCATCACCGCCTGGGCTTCAGAACGGTGTTCGGGCAGACGCATGGGATGATCGCCGTGGCCCAGCAGTTCCAACAACTCCAGATGCGCCTGCACACGACGCGTGGTTGTTCGCAGCCTGTGGACTGCGCCCACTTCTGTGGACGTGATGGCAACCAGTAGCGCCGCATCCAGAGCAACGACCTGTTCCTTCAACGCCTTGACTGGTTGCAGGCGCGTCGTATTCGTTCGCGTAGTAACCGGCATCGTTACTATGAGATGCGTAAGCTGGCACAGACGCATCTCTTTCCGCCCATTCCAGGCACGGATTCAGCCCTGTTCGAAACGCGAACCGCTATAGATTTAAACGTCGCGGTTCGATCCAAACAGCAGCCACAGAATCACCAGCAACAAAATCAAACTGATGCCGCCGCCACCGTAATACCCAATGCCGGGGCCCATGTAGTAGCCACCGCCTCCGAAAATCAGAAGCAGAACAATCAGAAGAACGATCAACATTGCGTCACCTCAGAGCAATTTTCGTAAAGCAAAGTTGCGGGTTGAGATGCACGTTGATGCAACAGGGTGTATCAGAATGCCGGATTGTTCCAAGCGGCGGGCTGAGATGACGTACCCGGCATTCTGTCCTGCGAGATGAGCAACCTTTTAGAAGTGATAGGTGAGATCACCTGCAACGATGAACTGCGTGTGCTTGGTCCCCAGGTCATAGGCGGCCAGATCGTAGGAGTGTTCCAGACGCACTTCCGGACGGAAGAGAACCGTTGACCCGATCCACATGCCGTAACTCACCAGGTGTTCAGAATACTTTGTTGCAAAGCCGGTTCGCTGACCTTTGATGTCGTCAAGGAACTCATTGCGGATGGAGAGATACCGATGCGCGCTGAACTCATGCTCCAGGTAATTCACCACTGCTACCTCCGGTGCGAAACAGGTACGTTCGCCCGCGGAGCAGAAGGCACCGTTTGCCCCTGTCTCTGTGGGTAGCGGGTTCGCCACGTTCCCGCCAATGTTCGGCACCTGACGCTCGTACATGAACCATGTCTCGGTATCGGTATGCCAGGTGGCATTGATGCGGTGGTACCAGGTCTCGTAGTAACCCTGCACGTTGTTGTACGCATACTTGCCGTCGTTGACGGAGTTGGCGCAGGTATAGAGTGCATCGCCGCCCTTGTGCCACGTGTAATTCACGCAGGCCGTCAGGGTAGGCTTGGCATCCTTGGTCCACGGCGCCACGTCGTTGCCTGCGGATAGCCCAGCCTGCACCAGCCAGTGGTCGGAGAGCTTGATGCTGGCTATGATGCCGGTCTGAGTGTAGGGGTCGACCCCATAGAGCAGTGAGTGCGAGTAGGTGTAGTTGTTCGGGGCGAGCTGGGCCTCGATGTCGGGCAGCGAGATGTAGCGGCCCATCCGGATGTTCATCCCCTTGGCGACTTTGGGGATGTAGAGGTCGACGTAGACCATGACGGGGTCGTAGCCGTTCTGGTGGTTGCGCGCCAGTAGCTGCTGCGACAGGATGCCCTTGGCGGTGGTGAAGCGATAGTCCTGACCGTAGAGCTGGGCAACGCGGAAACCCCAGTCGACATGGTCCGTCTGCACTGTGTCCGGCAGGCGCTCAATGTACAGCACGGCCTGGTCGGCGGTGATGCGGTTGGGGCTGTAATAGTACGCGGCCGGAGCGTTTGCGCCGTCGCCCTTGTTGGAGGTGGAGACGTTGAAGCCGCCATTCAGCCAGCCGTAGACCTTGATACGCGAGCGGTTCTGGTTGATGGCCTGCATCAGGCTGTAGGTCTGCGTGTCCGGCGCGCCGATGACAGGCGTTCCCCCAACGGAGTAATCACTGGAGGGAAATGGGGGTGAGTCCAATGGCGCCGGATAACCACGGCGCGCGGGCGCGGGAGCAGATGCCGCA is part of the Terriglobus sp. RCC_193 genome and encodes:
- a CDS encoding CHAD domain-containing protein; this encodes MRLCQLTHLIVTMPVTTRTNTTRLQPVKALKEQVVALDAALLVAITSTEVGAVHRLRTTTRRVQAHLELLELLGHGDHPMRLPEHRSEAQAVMQRLRRIRRAAGEVRDLDVQTSMIALDAPQKAAVHSGSTGDAVRRQAKKLRKHLEAQREGEAKKLVAVLKDEEQDLAASLRELEQTIKPARRRALAPAALLEHAEEFFVARVKPVLRAQRPRKGEDEHTQLQRRLERLDEDTLHAIRKAAKLCRYMVEIAPEGTPVRAAAERFEAVQEAGGHWHDWLLLQQLSMNFHGRKAELTHRYEIHTNAALADYRLRLSELLPKLTA
- a CDS encoding DUF3309 domain-containing protein — translated: MLIVLLIVLLLIFGGGGYYMGPGIGYYGGGGISLILLLVILWLLFGSNRDV
- a CDS encoding outer membrane beta-barrel protein is translated as MRFVAYSLFTLALTVPAQLYSQVQSSGQQPDRNFFQRLGDAYWQDWHPSPAAASAPAPARRGYPAPLDSPPFPSSDYSVGGTPVIGAPDTQTYSLMQAINQNRSRIKVYGWLNGGFNVSTSNKGDGANAPAAYYYSPNRITADQAVLYIERLPDTVQTDHVDWGFRVAQLYGQDYRFTTAKGILSQQLLARNHQNGYDPVMVYVDLYIPKVAKGMNIRMGRYISLPDIEAQLAPNNYTYSHSLLYGVDPYTQTGIIASIKLSDHWLVQAGLSAGNDVAPWTKDAKPTLTACVNYTWHKGGDALYTCANSVNDGKYAYNNVQGYYETWYHRINATWHTDTETWFMYERQVPNIGGNVANPLPTETGANGAFCSAGERTCFAPEVAVVNYLEHEFSAHRYLSIRNEFLDDIKGQRTGFATKYSEHLVSYGMWIGSTVLFRPEVRLEHSYDLAAYDLGTKHTQFIVAGDLTYHF